In one Agrobacterium tumefaciens genomic region, the following are encoded:
- the cobO gene encoding cob(I)yrinic acid a,c-diamide adenosyltransferase, which yields MTRDISDGEAERHRQKMVNRKTVQDAEVVGKTIEKGLLMINTGPGKGKSTAAFGLALRMLGTGRRVGVVQFIKGAWSTGEQQALTLFGDKVVWRTMGEGFTWDTQDLKRDVAAATKAWEEAKTLMADETIGLLILDELNIALRYDYLPLEDVVETLSSRRPDLHVIVTGRNAKQPLIDAADMVTEMTLVKHHFKAGVKAQAGIEF from the coding sequence ATGACACGCGACATCAGCGACGGCGAAGCCGAACGTCACCGGCAGAAAATGGTTAATCGCAAGACGGTTCAGGATGCTGAAGTGGTCGGGAAGACCATTGAAAAAGGCCTGCTGATGATCAATACAGGCCCGGGCAAAGGCAAATCCACGGCCGCTTTCGGTCTCGCCTTGCGCATGCTCGGCACCGGACGCAGGGTCGGTGTGGTGCAATTCATCAAGGGTGCATGGTCAACGGGTGAACAGCAGGCCCTGACGCTCTTCGGCGACAAGGTTGTCTGGCGCACCATGGGTGAGGGCTTCACCTGGGACACGCAGGATCTGAAGCGCGATGTCGCGGCAGCCACGAAGGCCTGGGAGGAAGCTAAAACCCTGATGGCCGACGAGACGATCGGCCTGCTGATCCTCGATGAGCTGAACATCGCGCTGCGTTACGACTACCTGCCGCTGGAAGACGTCGTTGAAACCCTTTCCAGCCGCAGGCCCGATCTGCATGTCATCGTTACCGGTCGCAACGCCAAGCAACCGCTGATCGACGCCGCCGACATGGTGACGGAAATGACCCTCGTCAAACATCATTTCAAGGCGGGCGTGAAAGCCCAGGCGGGGATAGAATTCTAA
- a CDS encoding cobyric acid synthase, with protein sequence MAARVLMFQGTGSDVGKSLMVAGLARAFVKRGLSVMPFKPQNMSNNAAVTADGGEIGRAQALQARAAGVPLSVHMNPVLLKPQSETGAQVVVQGKIIGNAKAAEYQHMKAGLMPRVLESFELLKNQADLVLVEGAGSASEINLRANDIANMGFARAADAPVILIGDIDRGGVIASLVGTKTVVEPDDAAMIKGFIVNRFRGDPALFSDGMRMIAEKTGWASIGLLPHFSDAAKLPAEDALGLSGPAERKPGAKIRIAVPILPHISNFDDLDPLDMEPEVELIRIRPGDTIPADCHLVLLCGSKSTIADLAVLKAAGLNIDIKAHARRGGYVLGLCGGYQMLGKTISDPHGIEGPPATVEGLGLLDVTTVLTGDKRLVSVQGRSFDGINLSGYEMHVGKTESAAGAQPFSTIDGRADGIISPNGGIFGTYIHGLFADDRQRGAWLERLGGHSTKLNYEAQVDDVLDRLAAHMEQHLDLDRLLSIAR encoded by the coding sequence ATGGCTGCACGCGTGCTGATGTTTCAGGGAACCGGCTCCGACGTCGGCAAATCGCTGATGGTCGCCGGCCTCGCCCGCGCCTTCGTCAAGCGAGGCCTGTCCGTCATGCCGTTCAAGCCGCAGAACATGTCGAATAATGCCGCCGTCACCGCCGATGGCGGCGAGATCGGCCGCGCACAGGCGCTGCAGGCGCGTGCAGCGGGTGTTCCGCTCTCCGTTCACATGAACCCGGTGCTGCTGAAGCCGCAGAGTGAAACCGGCGCGCAGGTAGTGGTGCAGGGCAAAATCATCGGCAATGCCAAAGCGGCCGAATATCAGCACATGAAGGCCGGGCTGATGCCGCGTGTGCTGGAAAGCTTCGAGCTCTTGAAAAATCAGGCGGATCTGGTGCTGGTGGAAGGGGCGGGCAGCGCATCCGAAATCAACCTGCGCGCCAACGACATCGCCAATATGGGTTTCGCTCGCGCCGCTGATGCGCCGGTGATCCTGATTGGCGATATCGACCGGGGCGGGGTCATCGCCAGCCTCGTCGGCACAAAAACCGTGGTCGAACCAGACGATGCCGCGATGATAAAAGGCTTTATCGTCAACCGCTTTCGCGGCGATCCGGCCCTGTTTTCGGACGGCATGCGGATGATTGCGGAAAAGACCGGCTGGGCGTCAATCGGGCTTCTGCCCCATTTTTCCGATGCCGCGAAACTGCCGGCGGAGGATGCTCTTGGACTTTCCGGCCCGGCTGAGCGAAAGCCCGGTGCAAAGATCCGCATCGCCGTACCGATCCTGCCGCATATTTCCAATTTCGATGATCTCGATCCGCTGGACATGGAGCCGGAGGTGGAGTTGATCCGCATACGGCCGGGCGATACCATTCCCGCTGATTGCCATCTGGTCCTGCTCTGCGGCTCAAAATCCACCATTGCCGATCTCGCTGTGCTGAAAGCTGCGGGTCTCAATATCGATATCAAGGCGCATGCCAGACGCGGCGGCTATGTTCTTGGGCTGTGCGGTGGATACCAGATGCTTGGAAAAACTATTTCCGACCCTCACGGCATCGAAGGACCGCCAGCGACGGTGGAAGGGCTTGGCCTGCTGGACGTGACGACGGTTCTGACCGGCGACAAGAGGCTTGTTTCCGTGCAGGGCAGAAGCTTCGACGGAATTAACTTATCCGGCTATGAAATGCATGTGGGCAAAACCGAAAGCGCGGCGGGCGCCCAGCCGTTTTCGACCATAGACGGACGTGCGGACGGTATCATATCGCCCAATGGCGGCATCTTCGGCACCTACATACACGGCCTGTTCGCGGATGACCGCCAGCGTGGCGCATGGCTTGAACGGCTTGGCGGACACAGCACGAAACTGAACTACGAAGCGCAGGTGGACGACGTTCTCGACCGTCTGGCAGCGCATATGGAACAGCACCTCGATCTCGACAGACTGCTTTCTATAGCGCGATAA
- the cobD gene encoding cobalamin biosynthesis protein CobD — protein MFFALAFLSLVIERLTGYPDWLFKRIGHPVTWIGSLIALLDKKWNRESASFSQRKVAGAMALSVFLGLTVVVAWLVQSVLLLLPFGLLLAAVLGASLPAQKSLEQHVEAVAIALEREGVEGGRKAVSMIVGRDPQALDEAAICRAAIESLAENFSDGIVAPSLWLGLLGLPGGAGYKAINTADSMIGHRSPRHEAFGWASARLDDLVNLPASRLSGGLFALAAFFVKGASPGGAIAAIRRDAHHHRSPNAGWPEAALAGALGFALAGPRSYGGQMIEARFMGEGGRASLVAGDIRKALRLARIADLLLIGLFGLLAVLIAL, from the coding sequence ATGTTCTTTGCTCTCGCTTTCCTGTCGCTCGTGATCGAACGCCTGACCGGCTATCCGGACTGGCTATTCAAACGCATCGGCCACCCCGTCACCTGGATCGGTTCGCTTATCGCGCTGCTGGACAAAAAATGGAACCGGGAGAGCGCGTCATTTTCGCAGCGTAAGGTCGCAGGCGCCATGGCACTGTCGGTTTTTCTGGGGCTGACAGTGGTTGTCGCATGGCTTGTGCAATCCGTTCTGCTTTTGCTTCCTTTCGGTCTGTTGCTTGCTGCGGTGCTCGGCGCGTCACTTCCGGCGCAGAAAAGTCTGGAACAGCATGTGGAGGCCGTTGCCATCGCGCTGGAACGTGAGGGTGTGGAGGGAGGCCGCAAAGCCGTTTCGATGATCGTCGGCCGCGATCCCCAGGCGCTTGACGAGGCGGCGATATGCCGGGCGGCGATCGAAAGCCTGGCGGAGAATTTTTCCGACGGTATCGTCGCCCCCTCGCTCTGGCTTGGTCTTCTGGGGCTTCCGGGTGGTGCGGGTTACAAGGCGATCAATACAGCCGACAGCATGATCGGCCATCGCTCGCCGCGCCATGAAGCCTTCGGCTGGGCCTCTGCCCGGCTGGACGATCTAGTCAACCTGCCGGCTTCCCGGTTGAGCGGCGGTCTTTTCGCCTTGGCGGCATTTTTTGTGAAGGGCGCATCGCCGGGCGGAGCCATCGCTGCGATACGGCGAGATGCGCATCATCATCGCTCACCCAATGCCGGCTGGCCGGAGGCGGCGCTTGCGGGTGCCCTCGGTTTCGCCCTTGCGGGTCCGCGTTCCTATGGTGGGCAGATGATCGAGGCGCGGTTCATGGGCGAAGGCGGGAGGGCGTCGCTCGTCGCCGGTGATATTCGCAAAGCGTTGCGGCTGGCGCGGATCGCCGACCTCCTGCTGATCGGGTTGTTCGGGCTGCTGGCGGTCCTTATCGCGCTATAG
- a CDS encoding threonine-phosphate decarboxylase codes for MGETVPEKAQAAIRHGGNLGKARLMFPEAPEPWIDLSTGINPHSYPHSPVPASAFARLPEPTAAEKLKEMAAASFGAPSARHVMLSPGTQMLMPLLAHIALERGAKSGAVLSPAYAEHARTARMAGLTVTEVENIHDLSAHDYAVVVNPNNPDGRITDRNALLSLAEAMRRKGGLLVVDEAFIETGGAESLASAAGDDALVVLRSFGKFYGMAGVRLGFAIAHPDSAAELEARLGPWAVSGPALHIATQALADREWQFSMRLRIAEEAQRMNGLLQKAGLTIAGGTSLFTLVRDHRAAGLFDHLGRRGILVRIFDERPNDMRFGLPGSEAEWQRLEEALSSV; via the coding sequence ATGGGCGAAACAGTACCAGAAAAGGCGCAGGCTGCGATCCGTCACGGTGGCAATCTCGGCAAGGCGCGCCTGATGTTTCCCGAAGCGCCGGAACCGTGGATCGATCTGTCGACCGGGATCAATCCGCACTCCTACCCGCATTCGCCCGTTCCCGCCAGCGCATTCGCCCGCCTGCCGGAGCCTACCGCCGCCGAAAAATTGAAAGAGATGGCAGCCGCCTCCTTCGGTGCACCTTCAGCCCGGCATGTGATGCTTTCGCCCGGCACCCAGATGCTGATGCCATTGCTGGCTCACATCGCGCTCGAACGCGGCGCTAAAAGCGGAGCCGTGCTTTCCCCCGCTTATGCCGAACACGCCCGAACCGCGCGCATGGCCGGATTGACTGTGACCGAGGTAGAGAACATCCACGATCTGTCGGCTCACGACTATGCGGTGGTGGTCAATCCCAACAATCCCGATGGCCGCATCACGGATCGCAACGCGTTGCTGTCGTTGGCGGAAGCGATGCGCCGCAAGGGCGGCCTGCTTGTCGTGGATGAAGCCTTTATCGAAACGGGAGGAGCGGAAAGCCTCGCGAGTGCCGCAGGGGACGATGCGCTGGTGGTCCTGCGGTCCTTCGGCAAGTTTTACGGCATGGCGGGTGTCCGGCTGGGTTTTGCGATTGCACATCCGGATAGCGCTGCTGAACTGGAGGCCAGGCTTGGCCCCTGGGCGGTTTCCGGCCCGGCGCTGCATATCGCGACGCAAGCCTTGGCGGACAGGGAATGGCAATTCTCCATGCGTCTCCGGATCGCTGAAGAAGCGCAGCGTATGAATGGCCTGCTGCAAAAAGCCGGACTAACGATTGCGGGCGGCACGTCCCTTTTTACTCTCGTGCGTGACCATCGCGCCGCCGGGTTGTTCGATCATCTTGGCCGGCGCGGCATTCTGGTGCGCATTTTTGATGAAAGGCCGAACGACATGCGTTTCGGCCTTCCCGGCAGCGAAGCGGAATGGCAGCGCCTCGAAGAAGCGCTGTCATCCGTTTGA
- a CDS encoding L-fuconate dehydratase, whose translation MTKITDLRVFDLRFPTSQSLDGSDAMNPDPDYSAAYVILDTDEPGLKGHGLTFTIGRGNDICCMAIEAMRHLVVGTNLATVTENPGKYWRHLTSDSQLRWIGPDKGAMHLATGAVVNAVWDLLAKKAGKPVWQLVADMSPEEIADIVDYRYLTDVLTRDDALAILKKAESGKKERIETLKNEGYACYTTSAGWLGYDDAKLRRLCQEAIDAGFNHVKMKVGRDLEDDIRRLTIAREVIGPDRYLMIDANQVWEVDQAIDWVKKLAFAKPFFIEEPTSPDDIAGHRKIRAAIGSVKVATGEMCQNRIMFKQFIAEGAIDVVQIDSCRMGGLNEVLAVLLIAAKYGLPVWPHAGGVGLCEYVQHLSMIDYLVVSGTKEGRVIEYVDHLHEHFIEPCDIRNAAYMPPKLPGFSIEMKPESIETYTFEE comes from the coding sequence ATGACCAAAATTACAGATCTGCGTGTTTTCGACCTGCGTTTCCCCACATCCCAGAGCCTTGATGGTTCGGATGCGATGAACCCCGATCCGGATTATTCGGCGGCTTACGTCATTCTCGACACTGACGAGCCGGGGCTCAAAGGCCACGGGCTGACCTTTACCATTGGTCGTGGCAACGACATTTGCTGCATGGCAATTGAGGCGATGCGCCATCTGGTGGTCGGCACCAATCTTGCGACCGTGACCGAGAACCCCGGCAAATATTGGCGGCATCTGACAAGCGACAGCCAGCTGCGCTGGATCGGCCCGGACAAGGGCGCGATGCATCTCGCCACCGGCGCGGTCGTCAATGCTGTCTGGGATCTTCTGGCCAAGAAGGCGGGCAAGCCCGTCTGGCAGCTCGTTGCCGATATGAGCCCGGAAGAAATCGCCGACATCGTTGACTATCGTTATCTGACAGACGTGCTCACCCGCGACGACGCGCTGGCGATCCTGAAAAAAGCCGAAAGCGGTAAGAAGGAGCGGATCGAGACGCTGAAGAATGAAGGCTACGCCTGCTATACGACATCCGCCGGCTGGCTCGGTTATGACGATGCCAAGCTGCGGCGCCTTTGCCAGGAAGCGATCGATGCCGGCTTCAACCATGTGAAGATGAAGGTTGGCCGCGATCTGGAAGACGATATTCGTCGTCTCACCATCGCCCGCGAGGTGATCGGTCCCGACCGCTATCTGATGATCGATGCCAACCAGGTGTGGGAAGTGGATCAGGCGATCGACTGGGTCAAGAAGCTCGCCTTCGCCAAGCCGTTCTTCATCGAAGAGCCGACCAGCCCGGACGATATTGCCGGTCATCGCAAGATCCGTGCGGCCATCGGGTCCGTTAAGGTGGCGACCGGTGAAATGTGCCAGAACCGCATCATGTTCAAGCAGTTCATCGCCGAGGGCGCCATCGATGTGGTGCAGATCGACAGCTGCCGCATGGGCGGCCTGAACGAGGTGCTGGCGGTTCTGCTGATCGCCGCGAAATACGGCCTGCCGGTGTGGCCGCATGCCGGCGGCGTCGGCCTCTGCGAATATGTGCAGCATCTGTCGATGATCGACTATCTGGTGGTCTCGGGCACCAAGGAAGGCCGCGTGATCGAATATGTCGACCACCTGCACGAGCACTTCATCGAACCCTGCGATATCAGAAACGCTGCTTACATGCCGCCGAAGCTGCCGGGCTTCTCCATCGAAATGAAGCCGGAGTCTATCGAGACCTATACGTTCGAAGAATGA
- a CDS encoding L-rhamnose mutarotase has product MQRMGMVIGVKPEMIAEYKRLHAAVWPEVLALISDCNIRNYTIFLREPENLLFGYWEYHGSDFSADMAKMAASPKNQEWWSFTIPCQQPLESRKEGEWWATMEETFHHD; this is encoded by the coding sequence ATGCAACGCATGGGCATGGTCATAGGCGTCAAACCGGAGATGATCGCGGAATATAAAAGGCTGCACGCTGCCGTCTGGCCGGAGGTTCTGGCGCTCATCAGCGACTGCAATATCCGCAACTACACGATCTTCCTGCGTGAGCCGGAAAATCTGCTGTTCGGCTACTGGGAATATCACGGCAGCGATTTCAGCGCCGACATGGCGAAGATGGCCGCCAGTCCCAAGAACCAAGAATGGTGGTCTTTCACCATTCCCTGCCAGCAACCGCTCGAAAGCCGAAAGGAAGGCGAGTGGTGGGCCACGATGGAAGAAACCTTCCACCACGATTGA
- a CDS encoding mannitol dehydrogenase family protein, which produces MTADTPILQFGTSRFLLAHADLFISQALDKGEALGPVAIVQTTGNAESLKRVAALNSGAPYPVRIRGIRDGQEVDEEIQGKAVALALTADADWTEVRRIACVAEVILSNTGDRGYELDSSDGPGLADDFGRVPKSFPAKLCLLLLERFQTNPEATLSIFPCELVPRNGDRLKQVIRQLADEWQLPAGFAFYLNEKCRFANSLVDRIVSEPIDPVGAVAEPYALWAIEKQEGLVLPCIHPAIVLTDDLDHYEKLKLFLLNLGHSYLAERWLQDARAKDETVRQAMADGALVADLETLWRDEVLPVFAAEGMGDEAQAYIGVLRERLRNPFLAHRLADIAGNHDEKKRRRFIPIIAAAERLGLGLPQHRLRAALATIKQ; this is translated from the coding sequence ATGACAGCTGACACACCCATCCTGCAATTCGGCACCAGCCGCTTTCTACTGGCGCATGCGGATCTGTTTATTTCGCAGGCGTTGGATAAGGGCGAGGCTCTCGGGCCTGTTGCGATCGTCCAGACAACGGGTAATGCGGAAAGCCTGAAGCGCGTTGCCGCACTGAACAGCGGTGCGCCGTACCCCGTGCGCATTCGTGGAATTCGCGACGGGCAGGAGGTGGACGAGGAAATTCAAGGCAAGGCCGTTGCGCTGGCGCTGACGGCGGATGCGGACTGGACAGAGGTTCGGCGCATTGCCTGCGTGGCTGAGGTCATCCTTTCCAACACCGGTGATCGCGGTTATGAGCTGGATTCATCCGATGGACCGGGTCTCGCCGACGATTTCGGGCGTGTGCCGAAGAGCTTTCCGGCCAAGCTCTGCCTGCTGCTGCTGGAGCGTTTTCAGACCAATCCGGAAGCGACATTGTCAATCTTCCCCTGCGAGCTTGTTCCCCGCAATGGTGACCGGTTGAAGCAAGTCATTCGCCAGCTGGCCGATGAATGGCAGTTGCCGGCGGGGTTTGCCTTTTACCTGAATGAAAAATGCCGTTTCGCCAATAGCCTGGTGGATCGCATCGTCTCCGAGCCCATCGATCCGGTTGGTGCGGTTGCCGAACCCTATGCGCTTTGGGCGATCGAAAAGCAGGAAGGTCTCGTCCTTCCCTGTATCCATCCGGCGATAGTACTGACGGACGATCTGGACCACTACGAAAAGTTGAAACTGTTCCTGCTCAATCTCGGCCATTCCTATCTGGCGGAACGCTGGTTGCAGGATGCGCGGGCGAAGGACGAGACGGTGCGTCAGGCAATGGCCGACGGTGCTCTTGTTGCGGATCTGGAAACGCTCTGGCGAGACGAGGTTCTGCCGGTCTTTGCGGCGGAAGGCATGGGAGATGAGGCGCAGGCCTATATTGGTGTGTTGCGGGAGCGTTTGCGCAATCCCTTTCTCGCGCATCGGCTGGCCGATATCGCCGGCAATCATGATGAAAAGAAACGTCGCCGATTCATCCCGATCATCGCTGCTGCGGAACGGCTGGGATTGGGCCTGCCGCAGCACCGGCTGCGCGCCGCGCTTGCCACCATCAAGCAATAA
- a CDS encoding zinc-binding alcohol dehydrogenase family protein: protein MLAIFCDTPGQLSAKDLPKPVRGEGEVLVRIRRIGVCGTDLHIFTGNQPYLSYPRIMGHELSGTVEEAPEGSRLAAGDVVTVIPYISCGECSACRKGKSNCCRNIGVLGVHRDGGMVEYLSIPQQFVLKADGLSLDQAAMTEFLAIGAHAVRRGAVEKGQKVLVVGAGPIGMAVAVFAVLDGGEVTMIDGRTDRLDFCKRHLGVAHTVTLGEGDRDSLSDITDGDFFDAVFDATGNPKAMERGFSFVGHGGSYVLVSIVASDISFNDPEFHKRETTLLGSRNATPEDFERVLQALREGKVSEALITHRMTLADVPSKFAGLTDPKAGVIKGMVEVA from the coding sequence ATGCTGGCGATTTTCTGTGACACTCCCGGTCAACTCAGCGCCAAGGACCTGCCGAAGCCGGTGCGTGGCGAAGGTGAAGTCTTGGTGCGCATTCGCCGCATCGGCGTCTGCGGCACGGATCTGCATATATTCACCGGCAATCAGCCCTATCTTTCCTACCCGCGCATCATGGGGCACGAGCTTTCGGGCACCGTGGAAGAAGCGCCTGAAGGTAGCCGGCTTGCGGCAGGCGATGTTGTTACCGTCATTCCGTATATCTCCTGCGGCGAGTGCAGCGCCTGCCGGAAGGGCAAGAGCAATTGCTGCCGCAATATCGGCGTGCTCGGCGTTCACCGCGATGGCGGCATGGTCGAATATCTGAGCATTCCGCAACAGTTCGTGCTGAAGGCGGATGGTCTTAGCCTTGATCAGGCTGCGATGACCGAGTTTCTGGCGATTGGCGCGCATGCCGTGCGGCGTGGCGCGGTCGAAAAGGGACAAAAGGTTCTGGTCGTGGGTGCCGGCCCGATAGGCATGGCGGTGGCGGTTTTCGCCGTTCTTGACGGCGGCGAGGTGACCATGATCGATGGGCGCACCGACCGGCTGGATTTCTGCAAACGGCATCTGGGCGTTGCCCATACGGTGACGCTTGGCGAGGGCGACAGGGACAGCCTCTCGGATATTACCGATGGCGATTTCTTCGACGCGGTTTTTGACGCGACCGGCAATCCGAAAGCCATGGAACGCGGTTTTTCCTTCGTCGGCCACGGCGGTTCCTATGTTCTGGTTTCCATCGTCGCCAGCGATATCAGCTTCAACGATCCGGAATTTCACAAGCGTGAGACGACGCTGCTCGGCAGCCGCAACGCTACGCCGGAGGATTTTGAGCGGGTGTTGCAGGCGCTGCGGGAAGGCAAGGTATCGGAAGCCCTCATCACTCACCGCATGACACTTGCCGATGTGCCTTCCAAATTCGCCGGGCTGACCGATCCGAAAGCCGGAGTCATCAAAGGCATGGTGGAGGTCGCATGA
- a CDS encoding amidohydrolase family protein encodes MVIDAHQHFWLMKDRAGQWPPPSLAAIYRDFLPADLSLLLAKAGVSGTVLVQTMEDAADTDFMLELAANTDFIKGVVGWVDMKSADAAVEIARRAKHPVFKGVRPMLQGMEDVAWIDDPALGPAVDALVNHGLVFDALVLPPNLSHLLSFARRHPQLPVVIDHGAKPLIASGHYREWRRDMAALAALPNLHCKLSGLLTERGEQKPEAVRPYAETILELFGGNRVIFGSDWPVLRLAGDYQEWLDFCRDIVPVEDHAAVFGGNAIRFYSLSDR; translated from the coding sequence ATGGTCATCGATGCCCACCAGCATTTCTGGCTGATGAAGGATCGTGCCGGGCAATGGCCGCCGCCATCTCTGGCTGCCATCTACCGGGATTTCCTTCCGGCCGATCTTTCGCTTCTGCTGGCCAAGGCCGGTGTCTCCGGCACGGTGCTGGTGCAGACGATGGAAGACGCGGCCGATACGGATTTCATGCTGGAACTGGCGGCGAACACGGATTTCATCAAGGGTGTGGTCGGCTGGGTGGACATGAAGTCGGCCGATGCGGCGGTGGAAATTGCCCGCCGCGCAAAACATCCTGTCTTCAAGGGTGTGCGCCCGATGCTACAGGGCATGGAGGATGTTGCCTGGATTGACGATCCGGCGCTCGGCCCTGCCGTGGACGCGCTGGTGAACCATGGTCTGGTGTTCGATGCGCTGGTGTTGCCACCGAATCTGTCGCATCTCCTGTCTTTCGCCCGCCGGCATCCGCAATTGCCTGTTGTCATCGATCATGGTGCGAAGCCGTTAATCGCCAGCGGTCACTATCGTGAATGGCGCAGGGACATGGCGGCTCTGGCGGCCCTTCCCAATCTCCATTGCAAGCTTTCCGGCCTGTTGACCGAGCGCGGCGAACAGAAGCCCGAAGCGGTGCGGCCCTATGCAGAAACCATTCTGGAGCTGTTCGGGGGCAATCGCGTGATCTTCGGCAGTGACTGGCCCGTGTTGCGGCTTGCCGGTGATTATCAGGAATGGCTGGATTTCTGCCGCGATATCGTCCCGGTAGAGGACCATGCGGCGGTCTTTGGTGGCAACGCCATTCGTTTTTATTCCCTTTCTGACAGGTGA
- a CDS encoding aldo/keto reductase produces MKVSDTRKLPRRAVEVTVMGLGCAQMGNLYRVTPYEESKGAFDKAWESGIRYFDTAPFYGYTRSERRLGTMVTEHDRVEYMLSTKVGRVMVPDATVGPEEDAYIAPLPFRPVYDYSYDGILRSFDASQQRLGVLKPDILYVHDIGSYTHGEKQQHYWEQLTTGGGFRALGKLREEGSTGAVGLGVNEWEIVRDAMDVFDIDVAMLAGRYTLLEQQSLDFMNRCAQTGVAIVVAGAFNSGILAGNRKFNYADAPADIITRVDALQGVCDELGVSLQAAALQFPLGHPASVTVVSGARNAQQLASNIEWFEQAIPDEFWAELQKRGLISEGTPVPGGKA; encoded by the coding sequence ATGAAAGTTTCCGATACACGTAAATTGCCGCGCCGCGCCGTCGAAGTCACGGTCATGGGCCTCGGATGTGCCCAGATGGGTAACCTCTATCGCGTCACGCCCTATGAGGAATCCAAAGGCGCCTTCGACAAGGCATGGGAAAGCGGTATTCGCTATTTCGATACCGCGCCTTTTTACGGTTATACGCGTTCGGAACGCCGTCTTGGAACCATGGTGACGGAGCACGATCGTGTTGAATACATGCTCAGCACCAAGGTCGGTCGCGTCATGGTTCCGGATGCAACAGTTGGCCCGGAGGAGGACGCCTATATTGCGCCCCTGCCCTTCAGGCCGGTCTATGATTATTCCTATGATGGTATCCTGCGTTCCTTCGATGCGAGCCAGCAGCGGCTCGGTGTTCTGAAGCCGGATATTCTTTATGTGCACGATATCGGCTCCTACACGCATGGCGAAAAGCAACAGCATTACTGGGAGCAGTTGACCACCGGCGGCGGGTTCCGGGCGCTTGGCAAGCTGCGCGAGGAAGGATCGACAGGCGCCGTCGGCCTCGGTGTCAATGAATGGGAAATCGTCCGGGATGCCATGGATGTTTTCGACATCGACGTCGCCATGCTTGCCGGTCGTTATACGTTGCTGGAGCAGCAGAGCCTCGATTTCATGAACCGCTGCGCGCAAACCGGCGTCGCGATTGTGGTCGCAGGCGCTTTCAATTCCGGTATTCTGGCCGGCAACCGCAAATTCAACTATGCCGATGCGCCTGCCGACATCATCACGCGCGTGGATGCGCTGCAGGGTGTCTGTGACGAACTTGGCGTGTCCCTGCAGGCAGCCGCGCTGCAATTTCCGCTTGGGCATCCGGCGTCCGTTACGGTCGTCTCCGGTGCTCGCAATGCGCAGCAGCTCGCGTCAAACATCGAATGGTTCGAGCAGGCGATCCCGGATGAATTCTGGGCGGAGCTGCAAAAGCGCGGCCTGATTTCCGAAGGCACACCTGTGCCGGGCGGAAAGGCCTGA
- a CDS encoding ABC transporter substrate-binding protein, which translates to MKKIATALLTSAIALWSVSTVQAGEIAVIVKTVNSTFWQNVQKGADAAMKNSSGNTMTFQGPAAESAIADQVNMVENAINRKVAGIVLAPSDPDALVPAVKKAWEARIPVVLIDSQLAKGSEQYYQSFLATDNKKAGELAAQALIDKVGKEGKIAVMSYVAGAGSEIGRVGGFTDYIQMNSNLKIVGPFYSQSQMATALNQTTDVLAANSDLKGIFGANEPTAIGVGRALAQSGKAGKVVAIGFDGNQDLQGFVKDGTLAGIVVQGSYQMGEKGVETISKLINKEKVEKFVDTGVVVVTKDNVDKPEAKNVLY; encoded by the coding sequence ATGAAGAAAATTGCGACTGCCCTTCTGACATCCGCAATCGCGCTGTGGAGCGTTTCCACCGTGCAGGCCGGCGAAATCGCCGTCATCGTCAAGACCGTGAATTCCACCTTCTGGCAGAACGTCCAGAAGGGCGCTGACGCGGCGATGAAGAATTCTTCCGGCAATACCATGACCTTCCAGGGTCCGGCTGCCGAATCGGCCATCGCCGATCAGGTCAACATGGTCGAGAACGCCATCAACCGTAAGGTCGCAGGCATTGTTCTCGCACCTTCCGATCCGGACGCGCTGGTTCCTGCCGTCAAGAAGGCCTGGGAAGCCCGTATTCCGGTGGTCCTGATCGACTCGCAGCTCGCAAAGGGCTCGGAGCAATATTACCAGTCGTTCCTCGCGACCGACAACAAGAAAGCCGGCGAACTAGCAGCGCAGGCGCTGATCGACAAGGTGGGCAAGGAAGGCAAGATTGCCGTCATGTCCTACGTGGCCGGTGCTGGCTCGGAAATCGGCCGTGTTGGTGGTTTCACCGATTACATCCAGATGAATTCCAACCTGAAGATCGTCGGTCCTTTCTATTCGCAGTCGCAGATGGCGACCGCTCTGAACCAGACCACCGACGTTCTGGCCGCCAATTCCGATCTGAAGGGCATTTTCGGCGCCAATGAGCCGACGGCAATTGGCGTCGGCCGCGCGCTCGCCCAGAGCGGCAAGGCCGGCAAGGTCGTTGCCATCGGTTTCGACGGCAACCAGGACCTTCAGGGCTTCGTCAAGGATGGCACGCTGGCCGGCATCGTCGTTCAGGGTTCCTATCAGATGGGTGAAAAGGGCGTGGAGACCATTTCCAAGCTGATCAACAAGGAAAAGGTCGAGAAGTTCGTCGACACCGGCGTCGTTGTTGTCACCAAGGACAATGTCGACAAGCCGGAAGCCAAGAACGTTCTTTACTGA